In Nocardioides marinus, one DNA window encodes the following:
- a CDS encoding TetR family transcriptional regulator: MSVPAFYAELRELRLERLLDASVEIVAEVGWDALSMTEVSKRSGVPGQSIYKEASEVEDQPRGQ; the protein is encoded by the coding sequence GTGAGCGTGCCTGCCTTCTATGCCGAGCTGCGCGAGCTGCGGCTCGAGCGACTGCTCGACGCCTCGGTGGAGATCGTGGCCGAGGTCGGGTGGGACGCGCTGAGCATGACCGAGGTCTCGAAGCGGTCCGGGGTGCCGGGGCAGAGCATCTACAAGGAGGCCTCAGAGGTCGAGGACCAGCCGCGGGGACAGTGA
- a CDS encoding MerR family transcriptional regulator: MKSGSNDLMTIDALALASGMTVRTLRSHASRGLLPSPIMQGRVGYYNGSHLARLTFIKEMQSAGFSLSSIEQILAGVPDDAGEAMLHIIRGLLAPWDAEPTTTYTPEQILSLFGASATLESLTEFGDLVGAEFDPDGNVTVTAPGLLTAAAEAVKVGLTPQGVAAAGEVVVNSAREVAACFVQLFRDSVWSQFVEAGMPEEDWNRITGIHARLQPLAVQAFLSAFQGAMTQEVSSALSEELGSGAHDVVQRLLRADLGARN; the protein is encoded by the coding sequence GTGAAGAGTGGCAGCAACGACCTGATGACCATCGACGCATTGGCGCTTGCATCGGGCATGACGGTACGCACTCTCCGATCGCACGCCTCCCGGGGCTTGTTGCCCTCGCCGATCATGCAAGGCCGCGTCGGTTACTACAACGGGTCACATCTGGCACGGTTGACCTTCATCAAGGAGATGCAGTCCGCTGGCTTCAGCCTGTCCAGCATCGAGCAGATCCTCGCCGGAGTTCCGGATGATGCCGGCGAGGCCATGTTGCACATCATCCGCGGGCTGTTGGCTCCCTGGGATGCCGAGCCCACCACCACCTACACCCCAGAACAGATCCTGAGCCTCTTCGGAGCCAGCGCCACGCTGGAGTCGTTGACCGAGTTCGGGGACCTGGTCGGGGCGGAGTTCGATCCCGACGGGAACGTCACGGTCACGGCCCCGGGGCTGCTGACGGCCGCAGCCGAGGCAGTGAAAGTGGGCCTGACGCCTCAGGGGGTCGCCGCAGCCGGCGAAGTCGTCGTCAACTCAGCGCGCGAGGTCGCGGCATGCTTCGTCCAGCTGTTCCGCGACAGCGTCTGGAGCCAGTTCGTCGAGGCTGGCATGCCCGAGGAGGACTGGAATCGGATCACCGGGATCCACGCGCGGCTGCAGCCGCTGGCCGTCCAGGCCTTCCTCAGCGCCTTCCAGGGTGCGATGACCCAGGAGGTCAGCTCGGCGCTCAGCGAGGAGCTGGGGTCGGGTGCCCACGATGTGGTGCAGCGGCTGCTGAGGGCCGATCTCGGTGCCCGCAACTAG
- a CDS encoding FAD-dependent oxidoreductase, with protein MTHVITQACCGDAACVFACPVNAIQPNPDDELFESAEMLYIDPKTCVDCGACVAACPVGAITRDTRLPVDQLPFVEINRLFHEVHPATQRRVQAIVPTLIRLNPPNKPLRVAIVGSGPAGLYAADELLKQDGVEVAVYDRLSVPYGLVRSGVAPDHQMTKAVDKLFRDIEDLPGFHYALGVDVGTSVHHEELAARYSAVIYATGASQDRVLQVPGADLPGVSSATRFVAWYNGHPDHGDAHVDLSHRRVVIVGNGNVAIDAARILTTDPDALARTDIADHALAALRQSKVEEVVVLGRRGPEHAAFTLPELVGLMARRDLEVVVAGDIPPAPEWADVQLRHKLDLLRSLPTEHQAAPSSRRIVLQFWSSPHRFVGQDQVEEVEIRSAGPGSPPGGTSDHLPAGLVLSSIGYQGSPIASLPFDPDRGVVPHVRGRVEGLPGAYVVGWIKRGPRGFIGTNKTCARETVNSVLEDATSGVLEPVSPAGDLGQLLRQWHPDSVDLPAWRRIDDAEIAHGLSAGRPRVKLTSAI; from the coding sequence GTGACCCACGTCATCACCCAGGCGTGCTGTGGAGATGCCGCTTGCGTCTTCGCCTGCCCGGTCAACGCCATCCAGCCGAACCCGGATGACGAGCTGTTCGAGTCGGCCGAGATGCTGTACATCGACCCCAAGACCTGTGTGGACTGCGGCGCGTGCGTCGCGGCGTGCCCGGTCGGAGCGATCACTCGCGACACCAGGCTCCCGGTCGACCAGTTGCCCTTCGTGGAGATCAACCGCCTCTTCCACGAGGTGCATCCGGCCACCCAGCGGCGAGTCCAAGCCATCGTCCCCACATTGATCCGGCTGAACCCCCCGAACAAGCCGTTGCGTGTGGCCATCGTGGGCTCTGGCCCCGCAGGTCTCTACGCTGCGGACGAGCTGCTCAAGCAGGACGGGGTGGAGGTCGCCGTCTACGACCGTCTGAGCGTCCCCTACGGACTGGTCAGATCGGGGGTGGCGCCGGATCACCAGATGACCAAGGCGGTCGACAAGCTCTTCCGCGACATCGAGGACCTGCCGGGGTTTCACTACGCCTTGGGCGTGGACGTGGGCACCTCGGTGCACCACGAGGAGTTGGCGGCGCGCTACTCCGCGGTCATCTACGCCACCGGGGCGTCGCAGGACCGTGTCCTGCAGGTACCCGGTGCCGATCTCCCGGGCGTGAGCAGCGCGACTCGCTTCGTCGCCTGGTACAACGGCCACCCTGACCATGGCGATGCCCACGTCGATCTGAGCCATCGCCGGGTGGTGATCGTCGGCAACGGCAACGTCGCGATCGATGCGGCGCGCATCCTCACGACCGATCCGGACGCGTTGGCCCGCACCGACATCGCTGACCATGCCTTGGCCGCCCTTCGCCAGAGCAAGGTCGAAGAGGTCGTGGTGCTGGGGCGCAGAGGGCCGGAGCACGCGGCGTTCACGCTGCCCGAGTTGGTGGGCCTCATGGCTCGACGCGATCTCGAGGTCGTCGTCGCAGGCGATATCCCGCCTGCCCCGGAGTGGGCCGACGTGCAGCTTCGCCACAAGCTTGACCTGCTGCGGAGCCTGCCGACCGAACATCAGGCCGCGCCGAGCTCCAGGCGGATCGTGCTTCAGTTCTGGTCCTCGCCGCACCGGTTCGTCGGCCAAGACCAGGTGGAGGAGGTCGAGATCCGCAGCGCCGGCCCCGGATCACCGCCCGGTGGCACATCCGATCACCTGCCCGCCGGTCTGGTCCTCTCGTCCATCGGTTACCAGGGCTCGCCGATCGCGAGTCTCCCCTTCGACCCGGACCGAGGCGTCGTGCCGCATGTGCGCGGCCGGGTCGAGGGTCTGCCAGGGGCCTACGTCGTCGGATGGATCAAGCGCGGACCTCGCGGGTTCATCGGCACCAACAAGACGTGTGCGCGCGAGACGGTCAACAGCGTGCTCGAGGATGCGACGTCAGGCGTTCTCGAACCCGTGTCGCCTGCAGGGGACTTGGGTCAGCTGCTCCGCCAGTGGCATCCCGACTCCGTGGATCTTCCGGCATGGCGTCGCATCGACGACGCAGAGATCGCACACGGCCTGTCAGCAGGGCGGCCGCGTGTGAAGCTGACGAGCGCGATCTGA
- a CDS encoding SDR family NAD(P)-dependent oxidoreductase produces MRTFDGKVAAITGAASGIGRALAVDLSRRGCALALSDVDAAGLAQTQALCRDGAAEGTALVTSDVVDVANRAEMSAWAESVVGAHGKANLIFNNAGVALGSTVEAMTWEDMDWLMGINFWGVVHGTKAFLPHLIRSGEGHVVNVSSVFGLISVPTQSAYNAAKFGVRGFTDALYMELKVARHPVSATTVHPGGIKTNIVKNARLHESLGAAADLESTHGRFQTISLTSPEKAASAILTAVRRDRRRVTVGPDAKVIDLLSRLPAPLYQQALVLGARRELT; encoded by the coding sequence ATGAGGACTTTCGATGGCAAGGTGGCGGCAATCACGGGCGCCGCGTCGGGGATCGGCCGTGCACTGGCCGTCGACCTGTCCCGACGGGGTTGCGCCCTGGCGTTGTCCGACGTCGACGCGGCGGGGCTTGCGCAGACCCAAGCGCTGTGTCGCGACGGCGCGGCGGAGGGTACGGCTCTGGTGACCAGCGATGTCGTGGACGTGGCGAACCGAGCAGAGATGTCGGCCTGGGCCGAGTCCGTCGTGGGAGCGCACGGCAAGGCCAACCTGATCTTCAACAACGCCGGAGTCGCTCTGGGCTCGACGGTGGAAGCCATGACGTGGGAGGACATGGACTGGTTGATGGGGATCAACTTCTGGGGCGTCGTCCACGGGACCAAGGCGTTCCTGCCCCACTTGATCAGGTCGGGCGAGGGGCACGTCGTGAACGTCTCCAGCGTCTTCGGGTTGATCTCGGTGCCGACGCAGTCCGCCTACAACGCCGCCAAGTTCGGCGTCCGAGGCTTCACCGACGCGTTGTACATGGAACTGAAGGTCGCGCGGCATCCCGTATCGGCGACCACGGTCCATCCTGGCGGCATCAAGACGAACATCGTCAAGAATGCGCGCCTCCACGAGTCGTTGGGTGCCGCGGCTGACCTGGAGTCGACGCACGGGAGATTCCAGACCATCTCCTTGACCTCGCCCGAGAAGGCGGCGAGCGCCATCCTCACGGCTGTCCGACGCGATCGCCGCAGGGTCACCGTCGGCCCCGACGCCAAGGTGATCGATCTGTTGTCGCGGCTGCCCGCACCGCTGTACCAGCAAGCCCTCGTGCTCGGAGCACGGCGCGAGCTGACATGA
- a CDS encoding NAD(P)/FAD-dependent oxidoreductase, with the protein MTIIGSGFAGLATAVRLKQEGRHDFIVLEKSHDVGGTWRDNDYPGCACDVPSNLYSFSFAPNPRWSRAFSQQAELHRYLRDTAVRFGVMPHIVFDAEVLGATWMEDDQEWEIETRAGTVRSQFLISGAGPLSEPSYPDVPGIEDFQGTMFHSAQWNHDHDLSGERVAVLGTGASAVQFVPHVAEAARELTVFQRTPPWILPRPDRNVPELQKRLYNTVPALQKAVRIAVYWRQEAMLPGLVHRPGLLRAVEKLALAHMHWKVKDPELRRKLTPDYKIGCKRILIANDYYPALTRPNVSVVTESVERINPHSITTRDGREHAIDTLIFGTGFHVTDTSISDRIRGRAGETLSERWKGSPQAYLGTSVSGFPNFFLLVGPNTGPGHTSVVFYIESQVAFVLDALRTVDRSRLSSIDVRREVEDDFNREIEERMEGTVWTTGGCGSWYLDANGKNSTLWPGFSFELRWRTRKFDVAAYTTQSESSATAVARAS; encoded by the coding sequence GTGACCATCATCGGCAGCGGCTTCGCCGGCTTGGCCACCGCCGTGCGCCTGAAGCAGGAGGGCCGACACGACTTCATCGTGCTGGAGAAGTCGCACGACGTGGGAGGTACGTGGCGCGACAACGACTACCCGGGCTGTGCCTGCGACGTCCCCTCGAACCTGTACTCCTTCTCGTTCGCTCCCAACCCGCGGTGGAGCCGAGCCTTCTCGCAGCAAGCCGAGCTGCACCGCTACCTGCGTGACACCGCTGTGCGGTTCGGCGTGATGCCCCACATCGTGTTCGACGCGGAGGTCCTCGGGGCGACGTGGATGGAAGACGACCAGGAGTGGGAGATCGAGACGCGCGCCGGAACTGTCCGGAGCCAGTTCCTGATCTCGGGTGCCGGGCCTCTCAGCGAGCCGTCCTACCCGGACGTTCCCGGGATTGAGGACTTCCAGGGCACGATGTTCCACAGCGCCCAGTGGAACCACGACCACGACCTGAGCGGCGAGCGCGTGGCGGTCTTGGGCACGGGGGCCTCCGCGGTGCAGTTCGTCCCGCACGTGGCGGAAGCGGCCCGTGAGCTCACCGTCTTCCAACGTACGCCGCCGTGGATCCTCCCGCGTCCGGACCGGAACGTCCCGGAGCTCCAGAAGCGGCTGTACAACACGGTGCCTGCCTTGCAGAAGGCAGTGCGGATCGCGGTCTACTGGCGGCAGGAGGCCATGCTGCCGGGGCTCGTTCACCGGCCTGGACTGCTACGAGCGGTCGAGAAGCTGGCCCTTGCCCACATGCACTGGAAGGTCAAGGACCCCGAGCTCCGCCGCAAGCTGACACCGGACTACAAGATCGGCTGCAAGCGGATCCTGATCGCGAACGACTACTACCCGGCGCTCACCCGGCCCAACGTCTCGGTGGTCACCGAGTCCGTCGAGCGGATCAACCCCCACAGCATCACCACCCGGGACGGTCGAGAGCACGCCATCGACACCCTCATCTTCGGGACCGGCTTCCACGTCACCGACACCTCGATCTCCGATCGGATTCGCGGTCGAGCAGGGGAGACGCTGTCCGAACGGTGGAAGGGAAGCCCTCAGGCCTATCTGGGGACCTCGGTGAGCGGCTTTCCGAACTTCTTCCTCCTGGTCGGACCGAACACGGGACCGGGTCACACGTCGGTGGTCTTCTACATCGAGTCCCAGGTCGCGTTCGTTCTCGATGCGCTGCGGACCGTCGATCGATCCCGCCTCTCGAGCATCGACGTACGTCGAGAGGTCGAGGACGACTTCAATCGCGAGATCGAGGAGCGGATGGAGGGCACGGTGTGGACGACCGGTGGATGCGGGTCGTGGTACCTCGACGCGAACGGCAAGAACTCCACCCTGTGGCCGGGCTTCAGCTTCGAGCTGCGCTGGCGGACACGCAAGTTCGATGTTGCTGCCTACACCACCCAGTCCGAGTCGTCCGCCACGGCAGTGGCGCGCGCCTCCTGA
- a CDS encoding PDR/VanB family oxidoreductase yields the protein MTVARRRTPAEGVVELTLTAPDGEALPAWQPGAHVDLLLDDGLTRQYSLCGDPAQPGEWTVAVLLERDGRGGSSFVHDTLTEGTTLQVRGPRNHFALEEAPRYQFIAGGIGITPILAMVRAARASGADWQLLYGGRSRASMAYLEELEGDERVTIWPQDEHGLLDLDAVLGTPREDTLVYCCGPGPLLDAVESRCASWPEGALHLERFEATTVEAPDDALDTFEVECVQSGVTVTVTEDRSVFEVIQEAGVDVLGSCLEGICGTCEADVVEGTPDHRDAVLNSAERACGKTMMTCVSRSLSPRLVLDL from the coding sequence GTGACGGTCGCCCGGCGGCGTACCCCCGCCGAGGGCGTGGTCGAGCTGACCCTCACCGCCCCCGACGGCGAGGCCCTCCCCGCGTGGCAGCCCGGCGCCCACGTCGACCTGCTGCTCGACGACGGGCTGACCCGGCAGTACTCCCTGTGCGGCGACCCCGCCCAGCCCGGGGAGTGGACGGTCGCGGTACTGCTCGAGCGCGATGGGCGCGGCGGCTCCAGCTTCGTCCACGACACGCTCACCGAGGGCACGACCCTGCAGGTGCGCGGGCCGCGCAACCACTTCGCCCTGGAGGAGGCTCCGCGCTACCAGTTCATCGCCGGCGGCATCGGCATCACCCCGATCCTGGCGATGGTGCGGGCGGCGCGGGCCAGCGGCGCGGACTGGCAGCTGCTGTACGGCGGCCGCTCCCGCGCCTCGATGGCCTACCTCGAGGAACTCGAGGGCGACGAGCGCGTGACCATCTGGCCGCAGGACGAGCACGGGCTGCTCGACCTCGACGCGGTGCTCGGCACCCCGCGCGAGGACACCCTGGTCTACTGCTGCGGCCCGGGTCCGTTGCTGGACGCCGTGGAGTCGCGGTGCGCCTCGTGGCCCGAGGGCGCCCTGCACCTCGAGCGGTTCGAGGCGACCACGGTCGAGGCCCCGGACGACGCGCTGGACACCTTCGAGGTCGAGTGCGTGCAGTCGGGCGTCACCGTGACCGTCACCGAGGACCGCTCGGTGTTCGAGGTGATCCAGGAGGCCGGTGTCGACGTGCTGGGCTCGTGCCTGGAGGGCATCTGCGGCACCTGCGAGGCCGACGTCGTCGAGGGCACCCCGGACCACCGCGACGCGGTGCTCAACAGCGCGGAGCGGGCCTGCGGCAAGACCATGATGACCTGCGTCTCGCGTTCACTGTCCCCGCGGCTGGTCCTCGACCTCTGA
- a CDS encoding cytochrome P450: MQRQIQGLHLYQRTKRLVVGDDQPRFTEAPLPEVEDLDLTEIDTSNPFLWRQGKWESYFRRLRDEAPVHFRAESPFGPFWSVTRYDDIVTVDKDFETFSAEPQIVLGSPPEGLDIEMFIALDPPRHDERRAAVQDVVAPKNLEEMETLIRARVAEVLDSLPVGEPFDWVSQVSIELTSRMLATLLDFPYDQRRKLAEWTDLMAGSAGATGGTPDIDETYRAAAEVARAFSELWHDKAARLAAGEEPGYDLITLMQLSEDSKDIIERPMEFLGDLTLLVVGGNDTTRNSMSGGVLALNQFPDQFDRLRAEPSLVPKMIHEVLRWQTPLAYMRRVAAKDTVLNGQFIRKGDKVVMWYAAANRDERRFEDPDAFVIDRRNARHHLAFGIGTHRCMGSRLAELQLRILWEELLARFEDIEVLAEPERVQSNFVRGYSSMMVRVTPHGHERPEPGPYRQM; encoded by the coding sequence ATGCAGCGCCAGATCCAGGGGCTGCACCTCTACCAGCGCACCAAGCGGCTGGTGGTCGGTGACGACCAGCCGCGCTTCACCGAGGCGCCGCTGCCCGAGGTCGAGGACCTCGACCTGACCGAGATCGACACGAGCAACCCGTTCCTGTGGCGCCAGGGCAAGTGGGAGTCCTACTTCCGCCGGCTGCGCGACGAGGCCCCGGTGCACTTCCGCGCCGAGAGCCCGTTCGGGCCGTTCTGGTCGGTGACGAGGTACGACGACATCGTCACCGTCGACAAGGACTTCGAGACCTTCTCCGCCGAGCCGCAGATCGTGCTCGGCTCCCCGCCGGAGGGGCTGGACATCGAGATGTTCATCGCCCTCGATCCGCCGCGGCACGACGAGCGCCGCGCCGCGGTCCAGGACGTGGTGGCGCCGAAGAACCTCGAGGAGATGGAGACCCTCATCCGCGCCCGCGTCGCGGAGGTCCTCGACTCCCTGCCCGTCGGCGAGCCCTTCGACTGGGTCAGCCAGGTCAGCATCGAGCTGACCTCCCGCATGCTCGCCACCCTGCTCGACTTCCCCTACGACCAGCGCCGCAAGCTCGCGGAGTGGACCGACCTGATGGCCGGCAGCGCCGGCGCCACGGGCGGTACCCCGGACATCGACGAGACCTACCGTGCGGCCGCCGAGGTGGCGCGCGCCTTCAGTGAACTGTGGCACGACAAGGCGGCGCGGCTCGCGGCGGGCGAGGAGCCGGGCTACGACCTGATCACCCTCATGCAGCTCTCCGAGGACTCCAAGGACATCATCGAGCGGCCGATGGAGTTCCTCGGCGACCTGACCCTCCTGGTCGTCGGCGGCAACGACACCACCCGCAACTCCATGTCCGGCGGCGTGCTGGCGCTGAACCAGTTCCCCGACCAGTTCGACCGGCTGCGCGCCGAGCCCTCGCTGGTGCCGAAGATGATCCACGAGGTCCTGCGCTGGCAGACCCCGCTGGCCTACATGCGCCGCGTCGCTGCGAAGGACACCGTCCTGAACGGCCAGTTCATCCGCAAGGGCGACAAGGTCGTGATGTGGTACGCCGCCGCCAACCGCGACGAGCGCCGCTTCGAGGACCCCGACGCGTTCGTGATCGACCGGCGCAACGCCCGCCACCACCTCGCCTTCGGCATCGGCACCCACCGCTGCATGGGCAGCCGGCTCGCCGAGCTGCAGCTGCGCATCCTGTGGGAGGAGCTGCTGGCGCGCTTCGAGGACATCGAGGTGCTGGCCGAGCCCGAGCGGGTGCAGTCGAACTTCGTGCGCGGCTACAGCTCGATGATGGTCCGGGTCACCCCCCACGGCCACGAGCGCCCCGAGCCGGGCCCCTACCGCCAGATGTGA